One Brachyhypopomus gauderio isolate BG-103 chromosome 15, BGAUD_0.2, whole genome shotgun sequence genomic region harbors:
- the bcl11aa gene encoding B-cell lymphoma/leukemia 11A isoform X2, which yields MSYFMQNQGKDEPSSYTCTTCKQPFSSAWFLLQHAQNTHGFRIYLESERGSPLTPRVGAPSGLGTDHASQPPLHGIHLPEGSPFNLLRIPSAGRDGPPLREGRFPPTPPLFSPPPRHHLDPHRMDHLSPEELALATHHPSAFDRVLRLNPMPLDPPAMDFSRRLRELAGNTSGSTPPLSPNRPSPMQRLLQPFQSGGKPPFLSTPPLPTMQSPSGSQSTPTPLPQQPGTPMKTKACEFCGKTFKFQSNLIVHRRSHTGEKPYKCHLCDHACTQASKLKRHMKTHMHKSSPVTVKSDDGLSTASSPEPGTSDLVGSASNALKSVVAKFKSENDRLIPENGEEDEEEEEEEEEEEEEEEEEEEGEEEEELERDGGRNSFHFGLSLEAARHHENSGGGRLGVAEDGIPRSLPEVMAGMGLAASMQHYSEAFHQHKRGALNSDGDAHRDMCDGDSALESDRAQEGCGSAINGRGSSPSESASVGLSKKLLLGSPSSLSPLSKRIKMEKDFDLPTPTIHNTENVYSQWLAGYAASRQLKDPFLNFGDSRQSPFASSSEHSSENGSLRFSTPPGELDGGVSGRSGTGSGGSTPHLGGPGRPSSKDGRRSDTCEFCGKVFKNCSNLTVHRRSHTGERPYKCELCNYACAQSSKLTRHMKTHGQVGKDVYKCEICQMPFSVYSTLEKHMKKWHSDRALNSEIKTE from the exons ATGTCATATTTCATGCAAAACCAGG GTAAAGATGAGCCCAGCAGCTACACCTGCACCACCTGCAAGCAGCCGTTCAGCAGCGCCTGGTTCCTGCTACAGCACGCGCAGAACACGCACGGCTTCCGAATCTACCTTGAGAGTGAACGCGGGAGTCCTCTCACGCCCCGGGTGGGCGCTCCGTCCGGGCTGGGCACCGACCACGCCTCCCAGCCCCCGCTACACGGCATCCACCTGCCCGAGGGCAGCCCCTTCAACCTGCTGCGGATACCCAGCGCCGGCCGCGATGGCCCCCCGCTCCGAGAGGGGCGCTTCCCGCCCACGCCGCCGCTCTTCAGCCCGCCGCCACGCCACCACCTGGACCCGCACCGCATGGATCACCTGAGCCCGGAGGAGTTGGCCCTGGCCACCCACCACCCGAGTGCCTTCGACAGGGTGCTACGGCTCAACCCCATGCCCCTGGACCCCCCAGCCATGGACTTCTCGCGCAGGCTGAGGGAGCTGGCCGGAAACACCTCAGGGTcaactcctcccctctcccccaaccGGCCCAGCCCTATGCAACGGCTGCTGCAACCATTCCAGTCGGGAGGCAAGCCACCcttcctctccacccctcctctgCCCACCATGCAGTCCCCTTCTGGCTCACAGTCCACGCccacccctctgccccagcaGCCCGGCACCCCCATGAAGACCAAGGCGTGCGAGTTCTGCGGCAAGACCTTCAAGTTCCAGAGCAACCTGATCGTGCACAGACGCAGCCACACGGGCGAGAAACCCTACAAATGCCACCTGTGTGACCACGCGTGCACCCAGGCCAGCAAGCTGAAGCGCCACATGAAAACGCACATGCACAAGTCCTCGCCCGTCACGGTCAAGTCGGACGACGGGCTCTCCACGGCGAGCTCGCCCGAGCCGGGCACCAGCGACCTGGTGGGCAGCGCCAGCAACGCCCTGAAGTCCGTGGTGGCCAAGTTCAAGAGCGAGAACGACCGGCTGATCCCAGAGAACGGCGAGGaggacgaagaggaggaggaggaggaggaggaggaagaggaagaggaggaggaggaggaagaaggggaggaggaggaggagctggaacGCGACGGGGGCCGGAACAGCTTCCATTTCGGCCTGAGCCTGGAGGCGGCGAGGCACCACGAGAACAGCGGGGGCGGGCGTCTGGGGGTGGCGGAGGACGGCATCCCGCGCTCCCTGCCCGAGGTGATGGCGGGTATGGGCCTGGCGGCCAGCATGCAGCACTACAGCGAGGCCTTCCACCAGCACAAGCGGGGCGCGCTCAACTCGGACGGCGACGCCCACCGGGACATGTGCGACGGGGACAGCGCGCTGGAGTCGGACCGCGCTCAGGAGGGCTGCGGCTCGGCCATCAACGGGCGCGGCTCGTCCCCCAGCGAGTCCGCCTCGGTGGGCCTGTCCAAGAAGCTGCTGCTGGGAAGCCCCAGCTCCCTCAGCCCGCTGTCCAAGCGCATCAAGATGGAGAAGGACTTCGACCTCCCCACGCCCACCATCCACAACACCGAGAACGTCTACTCGCAGTGGCTGGCGGGCTACGCCGCCTCCCGCCAGCTCAAGGACCCCTTCCTGAATTTCGGGGATTCCAGACAATCGCCTTTCGCCTCGTCTTCGGAGCACTCCTCGGAGAACGGCAGCTTGCGCTTCTCCACGCCGCCCGGGGAACTGGACGGCGGCGTGTCGGGCCGCAGTGGGACGGGCAGCGGCGGGAGCACGCCCCACCTGGGCGGTCCCGGCCGGCCCAGCTCCAAGGACGGCCGTCGCAGCGACACCTGCGAGTTCTGCGGCAAGGTGTTCAAGAACTGCAGCAACCTGACGGTGCACAGGCGTAGCCACACGGGCGAGCGGCCCTACAAGTGCGAACTGTGTAACTACGCCTGCGCCCAGAGCAGCAAGCTCACCCGGCACATGAAAACGCACGGGCAGGTGGGCAAGGACGTTTACAAATGTGAAATCTGTCAGATGCCTTTTAGCGTGTACAGCACCCTGGAGAAACACATGAAAAAATGGCACAGCGATCGCGCCTTGAACAGCGAAATAAAAACTGagtag